The Argiope bruennichi chromosome 9, qqArgBrue1.1, whole genome shotgun sequence genome contains a region encoding:
- the LOC129984808 gene encoding retinol dehydrogenase 13-like, with the protein MTVAEFLVLVWDFLFKPKCTSQAKLHNKTVIITGGNAGIGKETALDLAARGAKVILGCRDREKGKKAAEDIRRQVPQANVTVKQLDLASFSSIRQFAAEILKSEPQIHILINNAGIMACPKSKTVDGFETQMGVNHLGHFLLTNLLLDKIKASTPSRIVNVSSAAYMAGKISLSDINMEKGYNPVLAYANSKLANILFTRELARKLEGTGVTTYSLHPGSVDTELSAHVKFTIGRIFGFFYYVFSKLIFKNPKQGAQTTIYCAVDEKVANESGLYYNGCRSVEPMAKAKDDAFAKKFWEFSEHLIESVPHSS; encoded by the exons ATGACAG TTGCAGAATTCCTTGTTTTGGTATGGGATTTCTTGTTTAAGCCAAAGTGCACAAGTCAAGCTAAGCTGCATAACAAAACGGTGATAATCACTGGCGGTAATGCTGGTATTGGAAAAGAGACAGCGTTGGATCTGGCAGCAAGAG GTGCCAAAGTGATCCTCGGATGCAGAGACAGAGAGAAAGGGAAGAAAGCTGCTGAAGATATCCGCAGGCAAGTGCCACAAGCCAATGTTACTGTGAAGCAGCTGGACTTGGCATCTTTTTCTTCCATCAGGCAATTTGCTGCCGAGATACTCAAGAGCGAACCTCAAATACACATTCTCATCAACAATGCAG GTATCATGGCGTGCCCTAAATCGAAAACCGTTGATGGTTTTGAAACGCAAATGGGAGTGAATCATTTGGGCCATTTTCTGCTGACAAATTTACTATTGGACAAAATAAAAGCTTCCACGCCATCAAGAATTGTAAATGTGTCTTCTGCAGCTTATATGg ctGGAAAGATCTCTCTCAGCGATATAAACATGGAAAAAGGATATAATCCTGTCCTGGCATATGCCAACAGCAAACTTGCCAACATACTTTTCACAAGAGAACTGGCAAGAAAACTCGAAG GTACGGGCGTCACAACCTACAGCCTTCACCCGGGAAGTGTGGATACAGAACTCTCAGCTCATGTGAAATTCACGATTGGACGAATTTTTGGATTCTTCTACTATGTGTTCAGCAAATTGATCTTTAAAAACCCCAAACAAGGAGCTCAGACAACGATTTATTGCGCAGTTGATGAAAAAGTTGCGAATGAATCTGGTTTGTACTACAa TGGTTGCAGATCGGTGGAGCCAATGGCAAAAGCAAAGGATGACGCCTTTGCAAAAAAATTCTGGGAATTCAGCGAACATTTAATAGAATCAGTTCCACATTCATCCTGA